In Vibrio sp. NTOU-M3, the following proteins share a genomic window:
- a CDS encoding 5-oxoprolinase subunit PxpA, translating to MKTKAITLNCDMGESFGIWSLNQDSMAMRWIDMANIACGFHASDPQVMYDTIALAIQNDVKIGAHPGYPDLQGFGRRTIPMEPEEITNMLVYQIGAIKGLCEYQNATLQYVKPHGALYNDMMRDLGIFEAVCLAVSSFGVPLMMLAIQDNERFLDIADKYELPLLFEAFADRAYLANGTLASRKIQGSLLQSEDDILNQVKQIVNYGKVHTLDGYFIPIEADTICVHSDNESSVRLISKIKTILED from the coding sequence ATGAAAACTAAAGCAATAACTCTTAACTGTGACATGGGTGAAAGCTTCGGAATTTGGTCGCTTAACCAAGATTCAATGGCTATGCGTTGGATTGATATGGCTAACATCGCTTGCGGCTTTCATGCTTCTGACCCACAAGTTATGTACGATACCATTGCATTAGCAATTCAAAATGATGTAAAAATTGGCGCCCATCCCGGATATCCAGACCTTCAAGGCTTTGGACGTCGTACGATTCCTATGGAACCCGAGGAGATAACCAATATGTTGGTCTATCAAATTGGGGCTATTAAGGGTTTGTGCGAATACCAAAACGCAACGTTGCAATATGTAAAACCTCATGGCGCGTTATACAACGATATGATGCGGGACTTAGGCATCTTTGAAGCCGTCTGTTTGGCTGTATCAAGCTTTGGAGTTCCCCTGATGATGTTAGCTATACAAGATAACGAACGTTTTCTTGATATTGCCGATAAGTATGAACTGCCACTGTTGTTTGAAGCGTTTGCTGACCGAGCCTATCTCGCAAATGGAACATTAGCTTCGCGAAAGATACAAGGTTCTTTATTACAATCAGAAGACGATATTCTCAATCAAGTAAAACAAATCGTGAACTATGGCAAAGTGCATACATTAGATGGTTATTTTATTCCCATAGAAGCCGATACGATATGTGTTCATAGTGATAACGAATCTTCAGTGCGATTAATATCTAAAATCAAAACCATTTTGGAGGATTAG
- a CDS encoding biotin-dependent carboxyltransferase family protein — translation MSNNTITVVKPGPLTLLQDFGRFGVAHMGLAQGGPVDDYAYSWANHLLGNSVNSPVLEITLGQAAFRINSDCQLSITGGDLNAKLDGEPLINWATFSAYKGQILSFSLPKNGLRSYLAVKGGFKVPMQVGSCATVTKDKLGGLENGRPITEGDTIAFASHHIDHKSVQLTFRYKPDYNLPLKLRVIESYQHHMFGQESLNQFYNCKFRISQHSNRMGYRLEGAAITAPEKAILSEGIALGAIQVPPNGEPIILLNDRQTIGGYPKIGCVARIDLPRLAQAKPGQQVTFVEGDLAGLQDVWCQWANFFGY, via the coding sequence ATGAGTAATAACACGATCACAGTGGTTAAGCCCGGCCCACTTACACTGCTACAAGATTTTGGCAGATTTGGCGTTGCACATATGGGATTAGCTCAAGGAGGTCCCGTAGATGATTATGCTTATAGCTGGGCAAATCACTTGTTAGGAAACTCTGTTAACAGCCCCGTGCTTGAAATTACCTTAGGGCAAGCAGCATTTAGAATTAATTCAGACTGCCAACTTTCAATCACCGGTGGAGACCTGAATGCAAAACTCGATGGTGAACCACTAATTAACTGGGCCACATTTTCAGCATATAAGGGACAGATATTGTCTTTTTCATTGCCAAAAAATGGTTTGAGAAGCTATTTAGCGGTAAAAGGCGGCTTTAAAGTACCAATGCAAGTAGGTAGCTGCGCAACGGTTACAAAAGATAAACTTGGTGGCTTAGAAAACGGACGTCCAATAACCGAAGGTGATACCATAGCTTTTGCTTCACATCATATTGATCACAAGTCCGTTCAACTAACATTTCGATATAAACCTGACTATAACTTGCCTTTAAAACTCCGCGTAATTGAAAGCTATCAGCATCATATGTTCGGTCAAGAAAGTTTAAATCAATTCTACAATTGTAAATTCCGTATCAGTCAGCATTCAAACAGAATGGGCTATAGACTCGAAGGAGCCGCCATAACTGCACCGGAAAAAGCGATTTTGAGTGAAGGGATAGCTTTGGGAGCGATACAGGTCCCCCCGAATGGAGAGCCAATCATTTTATTAAATGACAGACAAACTATTGGGGGTTACCCAAAAATTGGCTGTGTCGCACGAATAGACTTACCTAGGCTCGCCCAAGCAAAGCCGGGACAACAAGTAACTTTTGTTGAGGGAGATTTAGCTGGTTTACAAGATGTCTGGTGTCAATGGGCTAACTTCTTTGGTTACTAA
- a CDS encoding allophanate hydrolase subunit 1: MFSDFAIDPVSESSLLIRFNSPPSVNLSRYIGHINDQLREQLSPWIMNITPAFNTLLVDYLPYRIHTPDIVALINKLLIQATNDTITATSQPKIELPVYYDLTVGPDLTKYHQQGYRTEDVIQLHSKVTYTVGAIGFSAGFAFLSGLNSQISLPRHNRPRLKVAKGSVAIAEDQTAVYPSESPGGWNIIGNCPLELYQPTNHPMIPFEIGTQVTFRPIGKQEFLSLGGVLPQEGVNE, translated from the coding sequence ATGTTTTCAGACTTTGCTATCGACCCTGTCTCCGAAAGCAGCTTATTGATTCGCTTCAACAGCCCGCCATCTGTTAATCTTTCACGCTACATAGGCCATATAAACGACCAACTCAGAGAGCAACTATCCCCTTGGATAATGAACATAACTCCAGCTTTTAACACTCTATTGGTTGATTATCTTCCCTACCGAATTCATACACCAGACATTGTAGCTCTAATAAATAAGCTATTGATTCAAGCTACAAACGATACCATCACTGCTACTTCGCAACCTAAAATAGAGTTACCAGTTTATTACGACCTAACTGTAGGGCCGGATTTAACCAAATATCACCAACAGGGTTATCGGACTGAAGATGTAATTCAACTTCATAGTAAGGTTACCTATACCGTTGGTGCTATCGGCTTTAGTGCTGGTTTCGCTTTTCTATCTGGCTTAAATTCTCAAATTTCGTTACCGCGTCACAACAGACCTAGACTTAAAGTTGCAAAAGGAAGTGTCGCTATTGCTGAAGATCAGACTGCGGTTTATCCGTCAGAATCTCCTGGTGGCTGGAATATTATCGGGAACTGCCCGCTTGAGTTATATCAGCCAACTAACCACCCTATGATTCCATTCGAAATTGGTACTCAAGTGACTTTCCGACCAATCGGTAAACAAGAATTCCTTAGTTTAGGTGGCGTATTGCCGCAGGAAGGCGTCAATGAGTAA
- a CDS encoding BCCT family transporter — MTKGIDKYSIDSTDYTIGQDNVQKWGFDVHNPVFGTSAGFIALFLIATLVVDADTAKSALDGLKWQIIGSFDWLFIWSGNIFVIFCLALIVSPLGKIRLGGQDASADYSFISWLSMLFAAGMGIGLMFWSVAEPVAYFTGWYETPLGVEANTAEAAKLAMGATMFHWGLHPWAIYGVVALSLAFFAYNKGLPLSIRSIFYPLLGDRAWGWAGHIVDILAVVATLFGLATSLGLGAQQAASGIHHVFGVDAGLGLQITVITVVTLLAVVSVIRGIDGGVKVVSNINMIVAFLLLILVSLICYAVAFGNIPTTFMAYVENIIPLSNPHGRTDEAWFQGWTVFYWAWWISWSPFVGMFIARVSKGRTVREFMTAVLLVPTAVTLIWMSVFGGIAIDQVMNNVGELGAKGLTDVSLAMFQMFDVLPYGTLLSIIAVVLVLVFFITSSDSGSLVIDSITAGGKVDAPVLQRVFWAFMEGAIAVALLWIGGTEAIQALQAGAISTALPFTIVLLLMCVSLLLGMRTEKFER, encoded by the coding sequence ATGACAAAAGGTATTGATAAGTACAGTATCGATAGTACCGATTACACAATCGGTCAAGATAACGTACAAAAATGGGGTTTTGATGTACATAACCCAGTGTTTGGTACAAGTGCAGGTTTTATCGCCTTGTTTTTGATCGCAACGCTTGTTGTGGATGCTGATACGGCAAAAAGTGCATTAGATGGGCTTAAGTGGCAAATCATTGGCTCATTTGATTGGCTATTTATCTGGTCAGGGAACATTTTTGTGATCTTTTGCTTGGCACTGATCGTTTCACCATTAGGTAAAATTCGCCTTGGTGGCCAAGACGCGTCTGCGGACTATTCGTTTATTTCTTGGTTGTCGATGCTCTTTGCTGCCGGTATGGGTATCGGCCTAATGTTTTGGAGTGTAGCAGAGCCTGTTGCCTATTTTACCGGCTGGTATGAAACACCACTTGGTGTAGAAGCGAATACAGCAGAAGCGGCGAAGCTCGCAATGGGCGCAACGATGTTCCACTGGGGACTTCATCCTTGGGCTATCTACGGTGTTGTCGCATTGTCTCTTGCCTTTTTTGCTTACAACAAAGGATTACCGCTCTCTATTCGTTCGATTTTTTATCCTCTATTAGGTGATCGAGCTTGGGGATGGGCTGGTCACATCGTTGACATTTTAGCCGTAGTTGCAACGCTATTTGGTCTAGCAACATCTTTGGGGTTAGGTGCTCAACAAGCGGCGAGTGGTATCCATCATGTGTTTGGTGTCGATGCTGGTCTTGGTCTTCAAATTACCGTGATCACCGTTGTTACATTACTTGCTGTAGTTTCTGTTATCCGCGGAATCGATGGTGGGGTAAAGGTTGTAAGTAACATCAATATGATCGTTGCTTTCTTACTACTTATCCTAGTATCACTTATCTGTTATGCGGTGGCATTTGGAAATATTCCAACAACGTTCATGGCATATGTAGAAAACATTATTCCATTAAGTAACCCTCATGGCCGTACTGATGAAGCTTGGTTCCAGGGCTGGACTGTATTCTACTGGGCTTGGTGGATCTCATGGTCACCATTTGTTGGCATGTTCATCGCTCGCGTATCTAAAGGTCGTACTGTTCGTGAGTTCATGACAGCGGTTCTATTAGTTCCAACAGCAGTTACGTTAATTTGGATGTCTGTGTTTGGTGGTATTGCTATTGATCAAGTGATGAACAATGTTGGTGAGCTAGGTGCGAAAGGTTTGACTGATGTCTCTCTTGCAATGTTCCAGATGTTTGATGTTCTGCCTTATGGCACTTTGCTTTCAATCATTGCTGTCGTTTTGGTTTTAGTCTTCTTTATTACGTCTTCAGACTCTGGCTCATTGGTGATCGATAGCATCACTGCTGGTGGTAAAGTGGATGCGCCAGTACTTCAGCGCGTATTTTGGGCCTTTATGGAAGGCGCAATTGCTGTTGCTTTACTATGGATTGGCGGTACAGAAGCAATCCAAGCGCTTCAAGCCGGAGCCATTTCAACAGCCTTACCATTTACAATTGTATTGCTGTTAATGTGCGTTAGCTTATTGCTAGGTATGCGGACAGAAAAATTCGAGCGTTAA